The Helianthus annuus cultivar XRQ/B chromosome 15, HanXRQr2.0-SUNRISE, whole genome shotgun sequence genomic sequence TTCTATTTTTATTGTAGGATTACAAACAACAGAGACCTTCACAAGAGCTTGTAGCCAAAGATCTTCACGGGACTGAATGGAAATTCCGTCATATCTATAGAGGTATAACCGTATAAACCAAAAGGTCAACGAGTCTTTGGTTTCGATCAAAACATTCTCTATGTTTTGTCAAGGGTATTTAATACATTTCGTTAACCGTCATCGCATTTGAGCAGGACAGCCTCGGAGACATTTGCTCACAACTGGTTGGAGCGCGTTtgtaaacaagaagaagcttgcGTGCGGAGATGCGGTTCTTTTTCTAAGGTAGACAAATGTGAGAGGGTACTTTGGTCATTTTACACAATCCTGTTCTTATGGTTTCGTATCTTTTCAGAGGTGATGATGGAGTACTAAGGTTGGGCATCCGAAGAGCCACACAAGTGAAAGCCGGTTCTAGTTTACCGCGATTTTCTGATCAAAAGTCAAACAGCTTTGACTTTTCCACTGTGGTCAACTCTATATCTAGAAGAAGCTTATTCAGCATCTGTTACAATCTGAGGTCACAAAGTTCTTAACTTTTAGTGATGTTTTGATAACCAGACCGTCGTCAAACTAGCCGTCTTATCGGTTGACTTGAGCGATCCGACCTGTTTCAAAACCAGATGTCACAAATATAACCTATTTAactacttttttttttcattacaaGATTAATGATATATGTTGTCTAAACTACTAAATAAATTAGTAATTGAGATTTTTGGAggaaaagtatatatatttttttgaaatatGGTTCAACCACCGGGTCGAGTTCAGCTGGTCTGACCGCTAACGGGCCAGCCCATATGGGCTCAACCGGACCGTTTTACGTAGCCATTTTCTGGTCCAACAAGCCGATCTGGTTCTTAACAACCATGACTTCCAGGGGCGGCTCATCGGAGTTCATAGTACCGTATAATCGATTTATAAAGAGCCTTGCAGTATCATTCTCTCCTGGAATTAGATTCAAAATGCGGTTTGAAACCGAAGATGCAGGAGACAGAAGGTTTGACAAACACTATAATTTCTAAACCGGCAAATTGCCAACTTCAAAGCCTTTGAATCTAGCATGATAAATAACTTGGTTTCGTTTTAACAGATCTACGGGAACTGTAATCGGGTTCAACGATAGCGACCCCGAAAGGTGGCCAGGCTCCAAATGGAGGTGCCTAATGGTATAACTTATGAACTCCTTTTCATCTATATATTTTTCACTGTATCAAATGATTAAAATTTAAAACACCCTTTTAAtcttttttatattttcaggtgCGGTGGGATTGCGATGAATTAACGAGACAGAATCGGGTTTCTCCATGGGAGATTGAGCGATGCGGCTCGGTTTCCGATACAGGACCCTTCATGCCACCCTTAATGAAGAGGACACGCGCTAGTTTTCCTTCAACTCCACCAGATTTTTCAGTTCTTAAAGGCCCGTCTTCGCGTATTTTGACTTGtttttataaaatgttatttGATTAATGAAACCGATATATGCTGACTTGTTATGTCTTTCTTACGCGCAGATCGGTCGACTGGAGTACCAGACTTCGCGGAATCAATGCGATTCCACAAGGTCTTGCAAGGTCAAGAAATTTACGGTTTTTACCGTTGTTTGGATACATCTCCACTAGGGAATGATATACGAAGCCAAAAAAGTGTCGGATTTAACGAATCCTTTAGATTCAATAGGGTTTTGCAAGGTCAAGAAATGGTTTCAAACTACGGTGAAAGAGTGTCAAATTCTGGAAATTTATGGACTCATCCGTCGTCAACATCTTCGCCGTCATCTGTTTTACGGTTCCAGCAAGCGATCAGTCAAGCTCCCATACGTTATGCTGATAATATGATGCCGTTAAGCGGTCAAAACCATCAAGATTTCTTTCGTCCTTTGAAAAGTCAAGTGGAAGAACCGGTTTTACATTCTAAGAACAGCTGCAGGCTCTTTGGTTTTTCATTGACCGAAGGAAGTAATGGTTCTAGGTGTCCAAATGGAGAGGATCGCGTGCGTTCGAAAGGGCCCGTTGTGAACACAAAATTAGGCGCGAGTTGTACTAATGTAAGTTTTCTCTATGGACCATAGACTATGAATAACATAGAGTGTTGTGTTTATGGTTTCTTTGATTGGATCGTTCGTTTGATTTGATAGGAGAGAGTTCATGAATGGTGTCTATCTAGTGATGGCTTTTTACAAGGACTGTGAAGACGGTTTGGCTCGTGTCAGGATCCATATGGAAGCATTTGGTAAGGCCTTAGTTTTTGGTTCGAGTCAAATTTGATATTTTTCTTATTCGCACTTAACGTGGAAATTTTAGCTTTTCGTCTACAATCGTTACTAATATTACGCTCTTCATACGTTTAATGtagtttttaaaatttattaaaatagACTAGTAGTACATAACCCTTGCCAATTTTGCAATTAAAGAATAAATCAGCTGACCCATCAAAGTCAAATATGGACCCTTTGACTTTTGTACATAACCCTTGCCAATTTTGCAATTAAAGAATAAATCAGTTGACCCATCAAAGTCAAATATGCACCCTTTGACTTTTGAGTTATGATTTGTGAATTTGATTGTAATCTTGTGTGTGGTTTTGCAGCTGTCCTTGGAGATGTGTTTGTAGCAGAAGTTGGGTGGGTGGCATGGTTAAGTTTTGTCAAGTTTGGACTTTACTATTTTTGTTTAAAACACTATTTACCTATTTTTGGATTCGTCTCCTGTAAACAATTAatgatatttgtttaatttgcTTTCGGCATCCAAACCCCTCACCCGAAAGTAAGAACTCGATTCGATTCAAGTTTTTCAAGAAATCTGTAATAATATATGTAACTAAGGCTGCAACTCCATATGTGTGCCGCATCACTCACTTTTCCCATTTCACTTCACCTCAACTCAAGGAAATGGTTTAATCTCGTCGACTCCACCTAATCCTACTCTTTTAGTGGTTTTGGATATAAAAAAGGAAAACAAATTAATTCAATCTCTTAACATactgttaacatgttaacaaataatTCCTTTATTGCCCCTTAACACCAAAAGAAAGCAGAGTGTAATGTCACTTAAAATGCGATGTTAACACCTCAGATGTTAGGGTACACCTCAAGGTATACAACCCCCCTGACTTACAGTTTGGATTCGTCCAATCGTTTGACTGTTGTCCTAACTCTAAAGAGACTTGGACCTATCTTAAAAAAAACAcaatattgtattttattgtcATTTATTTCATTAAGTTAAGCAAATTGGGCCATTTGTTTAATACAATTATACAAATGTGGGCCTCTTTAATTCTTATCCATATCTAATTCTATTCGTGTTTCGAAAAAAGAGAATATATGAAATCAAAATTAGAAACAAGTTATCATGGGTAAAAAAACTAAATTATCATGGGTAAATATTTTTCTTACAACGGTGAATAGTACTAAAGACAAAATGGATCAAAAAGCACAACAAATTTAATAAGTTTTAACATCTAATTTGAAATTGTATTTGACACGTTATATAATACTCTAATTTACAACATTCTTGAGCATTGAGCATTTGTACTTTGTGCATAAAAGGTTTATCGCCCATTGGTTTGTTGTACGGTAGGCTTAGTGGTTTGTTTGGTGCTGAGGAGTTGACACCTACCATTTCATTGAGCATATAagattgtttttttataacaccTTCTTATTTAGGAGGTTTTAACCCAATTCTCTCTAGCTCACAATCTCTCACCTCTATTTCTCTCTTTAAAACATTTGGTCTCTCACTTCTCTGAGCGTTTGTACTTTGTGCATAAAAGGTTTATCACGCATTGGTTTGTTGTACGGTAGGTTTAGTGGTTTGTTTGGTGCTGAGGAGTTGACACCTGCCATTTCATTGAGCATATAAGGTTGTTTTTTTATAACCTTCTTATTTAGGAGGTTTTAACCCAATTCTCTCACAGCTCATAATCTATCACCTCTGTTTCTCTCTTTAAAACGTTTAGTCTCTCATTTCTCTGAGCATTTGTACTTTGTGCATAAAAGGTTTATCAAGCATTGGTTTGTTGCACGGTAGGCTTAGTGGTTTGTTTGGTGCTGAGGAGTTGACACCTACCATTTCGTTGAGCATATAAggttgttttttttataacacCTTCTTATTTAGGAGGTTTTAACCCAATTCTCTATCAGCTCACAATCTCTCACCTCTGTTTCTCTCTTTAAAACGTTTGGTCTCTCACTTCTCTGAGTGTTTGTACTTTGTGCATAAAAGGTTTATCGCGCATTGGTTTGTTGTACGGTAGGCTTAGTGGTTTGTTTGGTGCTGAGGAGTTGACACCTACCATTTCATTGAGCATATAAGgttgttgtttttttataacacCTTATTTAGGAGGTTTTAACCCAATTCTCTCCCAGCTCATAATCTCTCACCTCTATTTCTTTCTTTAAAATGTTTGGTCTTTCACTTCTCTGAGCGTTTGTACTTTGTGCATAAAAGGTTTATCACGCATTTGTTTGTTGTACGATAGGCTTAGTGGTTTGTTTGGTGCTGAGGAGTTGACACCTGCCATTTCATTGAGCATATAAGGTTGTTTTTTATAACACCTTCTTATTTAGGAGGTTTTAACCCAATTCTCTCACAGCTCACAATCTCTCACCTCTGTTTCTCTCTTTAAAACGTTTAGTCTCTCACTTCTCTAAGCGTTTGTGCTTTGTGTATAAAAGGTTTATCGCGTATAGGTTTGTTGTACGGTAGGCTTAGTGGTTTGTttagttgtaacaccccgtgtttcgaaagtcaaagtcaaagtcaagattgaagtcaaaggaagaaaagattgctaattgcgatttgtcactccttgcttaattccTGTTTTGACTGCCTTGACTCGTAGATAGTCTAATTTATGCTTAACGtttgttgtattatgtggagtatctattaataattgAGGTTTATTCGATATTTATCGCATATTTGATCGCTTATCGCTTATCACAATCGcgttcgcaactcgaattacgcattctggatattgttttatgtgtgtgtgtgccttatgtgttacttgtgcatgtttacttatgtATATGTTGTGATGATCAaacgaaacgcaatcgaaactcggATCATAATCAAATCGCAAACGCTAACGCAAGTGAAacaggatgattgtatgttagatatagtagttgggattaaaagtaatttgaataggaaaccctatcgcattcgcatcgctcgcaatcgcaatcgaaacggcaaaactcgtcACACCAAACACTCGAACCAACTAGCCAATCGATCAGGTgaccaaccgatcgaccagctgaTCGATCGAGctgccgctcgatcggccagccaaTCGAtcaggctgccacccgatcgatccactcctttccactttgggtaaccctataaataccccatgtcaccatcacactttctacttttggaactCTCTGTCCGACCAGCGCTTCAACCTTgctttttctccgatttctctcaattccggtaagatctcaacctaaatcttgtacatctttgatctacacttgattctacacctttctatcttttaaatcttaactttcaaccgtgaaatcactagatttgaggtgttctaggatgatgtcatcatggtgttcttgagaacttcatgttttggcctcaatctaccgagaacaacttagatctaaccgatttccacataaacaaataaagatctttcatagatctacaCAAATTTACAATGAAAAGGATTGAGAGAAGGTTTTCTAACTTtccttcaactcttttacactcaatgcactaaaaaccgatagaatcggaggtTGCACCGACTTCCTACTCATTCATGTGggtgtgttggttcaagatctggattctatcaacgaggtttaccgatttcgggttgaac encodes the following:
- the LOC110911772 gene encoding auxin response factor 3, whose translation is MVCGLIDLNAVSEDSDEVSTTSSGSAPAELLPPVVCCLELWRACAGPSMWLPEKGNGVVYCPQGHLEQLQLAGDWVGSGEFSVPPHVFCRVVDVKVHAEAGSDDVYAEVTLIQDLQLEQKWHEGGRAVEHAEDENGVVEKTTTPHMFCKTLTASDTSTHGGFSVPRRAAEDCFPPLDYKQQRPSQELVAKDLHGTEWKFRHIYRGQPRRHLLTTGWSAFVNKKKLACGDAVLFLRGDDGVLRLGIRRATQVKAGSSLPRFSDQKSNSFDFSTVVNSISRRSLFSICYNLRGGSSEFIVPYNRFIKSLAVSFSPGIRFKMRFETEDAGDRRSTGTVIGFNDSDPERWPGSKWRCLMVRWDCDELTRQNRVSPWEIERCGSVSDTGPFMPPLMKRTRASFPSTPPDFSVLKDRSTGVPDFAESMRFHKVLQGQEIYGFYRCLDTSPLGNDIRSQKSVGFNESFRFNRVLQGQEMVSNYGERVSNSGNLWTHPSSTSSPSSVLRFQQAISQAPIRYADNMMPLSGQNHQDFFRPLKSQVEEPVLHSKNSCRLFGFSLTEGSNGSRCPNGEDRVRSKGPVVNTKLGASCTNERVHEWCLSSDGFLQGL